A stretch of the Drosophila sulfurigaster albostrigata strain 15112-1811.04 chromosome 2L, ASM2355843v2, whole genome shotgun sequence genome encodes the following:
- the LOC133850442 gene encoding cilia- and flagella-associated protein 299 isoform X1 has protein sequence MNVLDFASYEEYLDHFITINDVRYLRNLNVSRTFIKNACGKNCMGRLLSRNEFTDQRKKLDNIMHPRAISEDTLFGQAYNGNDHVLQQFAKREFSLLSKQLATIIFLLMRSKKGLEVSGFIDLEQTFRESRFKMSQHYVNWPAIFEGKAKLMPQAHHLSFFDWNKNRILINDSDNFQVFAEGAHSLLMMHRGDHKILCVNAGCHCSHTRNATRSTFTSSIYGQCIFFDHVVRRFN, from the exons ATGAATGTGCTGGATTTTGCGTCGTATGAGGAGTACTTGGATCACTTTATCACCATTAACGATGTGCGCTATCTTCGCAACTTGAATGTCAGCAGGACTTTCATAAAGAACGCCTGTGGCAAGAACTGTATGGGACGCTTGCTGAGTCGCAATGAGTTCACGGACCAGCGCAAGAAATTGGACAATATTATGCACCCAAGGGCCATCAGCGAGGATACGCTGTTTGGTCAAGCCTACAATGGCAACGATCATGTTCTGCAGCAGTTCGCCAAACGGGAGTTCTCACTGCTCAGCAAACAGTTGGCG ACGATTATCTTTCTTTTGATGCGTTCGAAGAAGGGCCTTGAAGTGTCGGGGTTTATTGACTTGGAGCAGACTTTTAGAGAGTCACGCTTTAAAATGTCACAGCACTATGTCAATTGGCCCGCCATATTCGAGGGCAAAGCCAAGTTAATGCCACAAGCGCATCATCTGAGTTTCTTTGATTGGAACAAGAATCGAATACTTatcaacgacagcgacaacttTCAGGTGTTTGCAGAGGGAGCGCACAGTTTGCTGATGATGCATCGCGGCGATCACAAGATCCTCTGTGTCAACGCCGGTTGCCATTGCAGCCACACGAGAAATGCTACGCGCAGCACATTCACCTCCAG